In the genome of Telluria beijingensis, one region contains:
- a CDS encoding ATP-binding protein, with amino-acid sequence MTDNTDNGNRRSVLFICKRAIDDPIVNQVSRELDQTIVRATTPLDGLAQSRAGDFALILVGYSGDAQGMLDTIRAVRANPRSSRTPIVAVGLPQPMPFPQELLYDVGAIAVLTEPLSPTILRAKARFYIDAFDSQRERRRAEAELEQTRSRLERIVEAAELGIWSWDIAADRVEADTRMAALFGVAPERRLDAPIADYLAAIHSDDVAPTVAQIDAAIAGAGGYAATYRIRAGNGWRWMIARGHVEYGADGAPREVHGVVMDATRQREAEQQLRATEERYRTVFDSIDEGLCVIDMLYDTEGRPCDYRFVEANPAFIKHTGLADAVGRTIREMVPGHEQHWFDIYGQVAATGEAVRYENEAKGLDRWYDVYAVRLGGPENRRVAVLFTDITERRRSEAALRRMAADLSEANRLKTEFLATLAHELRNPLAPIRSGLQFIRRAPGDLDAVARVQDIMERQLDHLVNLVDDLLDVARITRGQVELRRERIELATVLAAAAETSMPLIEAARHGFDLRLPGEALALDADPTRLTQVVSNLLNNAARYTPKGGSIVLAAAREGDEAVVTVSDNGIGIAPDKLDDVFRMFTQVGQAQQPGSGGLGIGLSLVRSLVELHGGSVGAASTGTNAGSVFTVRLPLAADAAPSLPAGEAGDTGSQVAEDAPATGCSVLVVDDNRDAAETLAALLNMMGHRAPVANDGRQALRMLPSLMPDVVFLDLGMPGMSGYEVAAAIRQDPRLAGIRLVALTGWGGEADRAKTSAAGFDEHLTKPATVEAIEEVLRRV; translated from the coding sequence TTGACCGACAACACAGACAACGGCAACCGCAGGAGCGTCCTGTTCATCTGCAAGCGCGCCATCGACGATCCGATCGTCAACCAGGTTTCGCGCGAGCTGGACCAGACCATCGTCCGGGCCACCACGCCGCTCGACGGCCTGGCCCAGTCGCGCGCAGGCGATTTCGCCCTGATCCTGGTTGGCTACTCGGGCGACGCCCAGGGCATGCTCGACACGATCCGCGCGGTGCGCGCCAATCCACGCTCCAGCCGCACCCCGATCGTCGCGGTCGGCCTGCCGCAGCCGATGCCGTTTCCCCAGGAACTCCTGTACGACGTCGGCGCCATCGCCGTGCTGACCGAGCCGCTCTCGCCCACCATCCTGCGCGCCAAGGCGCGCTTCTATATCGACGCCTTCGACAGCCAGCGCGAGCGGCGCCGCGCCGAGGCCGAGCTGGAGCAGACCCGCTCGCGCCTGGAACGCATCGTCGAAGCGGCCGAGCTGGGCATCTGGTCATGGGACATCGCGGCCGACCGGGTCGAGGCCGATACCCGCATGGCGGCCCTGTTCGGCGTGGCGCCCGAGCGCCGTCTCGATGCGCCGATTGCGGACTACCTGGCCGCGATCCATTCCGACGACGTCGCGCCGACCGTGGCCCAGATCGACGCGGCGATCGCTGGCGCTGGCGGCTACGCCGCCACCTACCGGATCCGGGCCGGCAACGGATGGCGCTGGATGATCGCGCGCGGCCACGTCGAGTACGGCGCCGACGGCGCCCCGCGCGAGGTGCACGGCGTGGTGATGGACGCCACCCGCCAACGCGAGGCCGAACAGCAGCTGCGCGCCACCGAGGAGCGCTACCGCACCGTGTTCGATTCGATCGACGAGGGCCTGTGCGTGATCGACATGCTCTACGACACCGAAGGTAGGCCCTGCGACTACCGCTTCGTGGAGGCCAATCCGGCCTTCATCAAGCACACCGGCCTGGCCGACGCGGTGGGCCGCACCATCCGCGAGATGGTGCCCGGGCACGAGCAGCACTGGTTCGACATCTACGGCCAGGTGGCGGCTACCGGCGAGGCGGTGCGCTACGAGAACGAGGCCAAGGGCCTGGACCGCTGGTACGACGTGTACGCCGTGCGCCTGGGCGGGCCCGAGAATCGCCGGGTCGCGGTGCTGTTCACCGACATCACCGAACGGCGCCGCTCCGAAGCCGCGCTGAGGCGCATGGCGGCCGACCTGTCCGAAGCCAACCGGCTCAAGACCGAATTTCTGGCCACCCTTGCGCACGAGCTGCGCAACCCGCTGGCGCCGATCCGCAGCGGCCTGCAGTTCATCCGGCGCGCACCCGGCGACCTGGATGCCGTCGCGCGCGTGCAGGACATCATGGAACGCCAGCTGGACCACCTGGTGAACCTGGTGGACGACCTGCTCGACGTGGCGCGCATCACGCGCGGCCAGGTCGAGCTGCGGCGCGAGCGGATCGAACTGGCGACCGTCCTGGCGGCGGCGGCCGAGACCAGCATGCCCCTGATCGAGGCGGCGCGCCACGGCTTCGACCTGCGCCTCCCGGGCGAGGCGCTGGCGCTCGACGCCGACCCTACCCGCCTGACCCAGGTGGTGAGCAACCTGCTGAACAATGCGGCGCGTTATACGCCCAAGGGAGGCAGCATCGTGCTGGCCGCCGCGCGCGAGGGCGACGAGGCGGTGGTGACGGTGTCCGACAACGGGATCGGGATCGCGCCCGACAAGCTGGACGACGTGTTCCGCATGTTCACCCAGGTCGGCCAGGCGCAGCAGCCGGGATCGGGTGGGCTGGGGATCGGCCTGTCGCTGGTGCGCAGCCTGGTCGAACTCCACGGCGGCAGCGTGGGCGCCGCCAGCACCGGCACCAATGCCGGCAGCGTGTTCACGGTGCGCCTGCCGCTCGCCGCCGACGCGGCGCCTTCCCTTCCCGCCGGCGAAGCGGGCGATACGGGAAGCCAGGTGGCGGAGGACGCGCCGGCGACAGGATGCAGCGTGCTGGTGGTCGACGACAACCGCGACGCGGCCGAGACCCTGGCCGCCCTGCTGAACATGATGGGCCACCGCGCGCCGGTCGCTAACGACGGCCGCCAGGCGCTGCGCATGCTGCCCAGCCTGATGCCGGACGTGGTGTTCCTGGACCTGGGCATGCCGGGGATGTCGGGCTATGAGGTGGCGGCCGCGATCCGGCAGGATCCGCGCCTGGCGGGGATCCGCCTGGTGGCGCTGACCGGGTGGGGAGGAGAAGCCGACCGCGCCAAGACCAGCGCGGCGGGGTTCGATGAACACCTGACCAAGCCGGCAACGGTGGAAGCGATCGAGGAAGTGCTCAGGAGGGTGTGA
- a CDS encoding DNA/RNA non-specific endonuclease — MLRSTLGRVLARIAIAGALFAAGAVQAASCPVHYLDGRAPEIHNQKLAAATRELCYGVFGVMHSGVTRTPLWSAEYVRADNLKRAQGLDRDDNFHAEQRLPRGQRAELKDYARSGFDRGHLAPNANMPDRRTQRESFSLANMVPQDRDHNRHIWAPIEGAVRTMAKKEGELYVITGPAFLGASLKKVGNVIVPSHLYKVVYSPRQKLAAAWFTENRADAPINVVPVAELERIVGIELLPSLSTKQKERMLRLPKIKQRKNRS; from the coding sequence ATGCTTCGCTCCACCTTGGGCAGAGTTCTTGCCCGCATCGCCATCGCCGGCGCGTTGTTCGCCGCCGGCGCGGTCCAGGCCGCCAGTTGCCCGGTCCACTACCTCGACGGGCGCGCGCCCGAGATTCATAACCAGAAACTGGCGGCCGCGACCCGCGAGCTGTGCTACGGCGTATTCGGCGTCATGCATTCGGGCGTGACCCGCACCCCGCTGTGGTCGGCCGAGTATGTGCGCGCCGACAATCTCAAGCGCGCTCAGGGGCTCGATCGCGACGACAATTTCCATGCCGAGCAGCGCCTGCCGCGCGGCCAGCGCGCCGAACTGAAGGACTACGCACGCAGCGGCTTCGACCGCGGCCACCTGGCGCCCAACGCGAACATGCCCGACCGCCGCACCCAGCGCGAAAGTTTTTCGCTGGCCAATATGGTCCCGCAGGACCGCGATCACAACCGCCACATCTGGGCCCCGATCGAGGGCGCGGTGCGCACCATGGCGAAGAAGGAAGGGGAGTTGTACGTGATCACCGGCCCGGCCTTCCTGGGCGCCAGCCTGAAAAAGGTGGGCAATGTGATCGTGCCGAGCCACTTGTACAAGGTGGTGTACAGTCCGCGCCAGAAGCTGGCGGCGGCGTGGTTCACCGAGAACCGCGCCGATGCGCCGATCAATGTGGTGCCGGTGGCCGAACTGGAGCGCATCGTCGGCATCGAACTGCTGCCGTCACTGTCCACCAAGCAGAAGGAACGCATGCTGCGCCTGCCGAAGATCAAGCAGCGCAAGAACCGATCGTAA
- a CDS encoding M16 family metallopeptidase, translating into MFHSTLSRTTLATLISGVLLAAPASAAPAAPAKAASADVLPFKATEKLLPNGLKVIVVPTGFPNLVSVHIPVQTGSRNEVEPGKSGFAHFFEHMMFRGTPTYPPEKYQEVITKAGARQNAYTSDDLTNYYTTFAKQDLETVLKVEADRFQHLSYPVEAFKTESRAVLGEYNKNSANPMSKLFEVQRDAAYTTHTYKHTTMGFLKDIEDMPNQYDYSKVFFDRWYRPEKTAIIIAGDVEPAKAIAMVEKYWAGWKRGTFKSNVPVEPAPRGAQYRHVAWQTPTLPLVTVAYRAPSFVAQQKEQAALSMALSLSFGRTSPLYKRLVQDEQKVDQLFDFTPNRVDPTLATIGARVKNPADALMVRDAILQTVAKLRDEPVSAQELEAAKSAQKYGLIRSLDNTEAIASTLASYVHFERSYGTLNQYYRVIDSLTPADLQAAARKYLVDDSMVVTTLSHAALPKGIEELPKLASFAPQAGDAKFDVLVQKSTLPQIRFKLLFPAGSAHDPKSKEGLAALTAAMVASSGSRERKIDEVTKALFPMAGSFTEQTDKEMTTFTGTIHKDNWDQFLGIAMPLLNDPGFREEDFRRLKDAQRNALVLDLKDNNEEEFGKERLQARVFAGTGYGHPVLGTVAGIDAITLDDVKAFYAQAYTRGAVKVGISGDVTDAMTASLKAQLARLPQGAGLPATNVPKGRMPNGLEVEIVEKNTRATAISFGLPLEVTRKHPDFAALWLAKTWLGEHRSSSAHLYQRIREERGMNYGDYAYIEAFPRGMFQFFPNPNLGRKAQLFEVWIRPVAPQNGHFALRVALHELGKMVDGGISQADFETTRDYLLKNVFVMTATQDQQLGYALDSQWYGTPEFTTMMRDALSKLTAADVNAAIRKHLSAKNLSVVIITKDAAGLKEALVSDAFSPIKYDANKPQSLLDEDKQIGSMKLNIKPEAVTITPAAEVFAR; encoded by the coding sequence GTGTTCCATTCGACCCTGTCGCGCACCACGCTCGCGACGCTCATTTCCGGCGTGCTGCTGGCCGCGCCGGCCAGCGCGGCGCCGGCCGCCCCGGCGAAGGCGGCATCCGCCGACGTCCTGCCGTTCAAGGCGACCGAGAAGCTGCTCCCCAATGGCCTGAAGGTGATCGTGGTGCCGACCGGCTTCCCGAACCTGGTCTCGGTCCACATCCCGGTGCAGACCGGTTCGCGCAATGAAGTCGAGCCGGGCAAGTCGGGCTTCGCCCACTTCTTCGAGCACATGATGTTCCGCGGGACGCCGACCTACCCGCCCGAGAAGTACCAGGAAGTGATCACCAAGGCCGGCGCGCGCCAGAACGCGTATACCAGCGACGACCTGACCAATTACTACACCACCTTCGCCAAGCAGGACCTGGAGACGGTGCTGAAGGTCGAGGCGGACCGCTTCCAGCACCTGTCGTATCCGGTCGAGGCCTTCAAGACCGAATCGCGCGCCGTGCTGGGCGAATACAACAAGAACAGCGCCAACCCGATGTCGAAGCTGTTCGAGGTGCAGCGCGACGCCGCCTACACCACCCACACCTACAAGCACACCACGATGGGCTTCCTGAAGGACATCGAGGACATGCCCAACCAGTACGATTACTCGAAGGTCTTCTTCGACCGCTGGTACCGCCCCGAAAAGACCGCCATCATCATCGCTGGCGACGTCGAGCCGGCCAAGGCGATCGCGATGGTCGAGAAATACTGGGCCGGTTGGAAGCGCGGCACCTTCAAGTCGAACGTGCCGGTGGAACCGGCCCCGCGCGGCGCCCAGTACCGCCACGTGGCCTGGCAGACGCCGACCCTGCCGCTGGTGACGGTGGCCTACCGCGCGCCGAGCTTCGTCGCCCAGCAGAAGGAGCAGGCGGCGCTGTCGATGGCGCTGTCGCTGTCGTTTGGCCGCACCTCGCCGCTGTACAAGCGCCTGGTGCAGGACGAGCAAAAGGTCGACCAGCTGTTCGACTTCACGCCGAACCGGGTCGATCCGACCCTGGCCACGATCGGCGCGCGGGTGAAGAACCCGGCGGACGCGCTCATGGTGCGCGACGCCATCCTGCAGACGGTGGCAAAGCTGCGCGACGAACCCGTGAGCGCCCAGGAACTGGAAGCGGCCAAGTCGGCCCAGAAGTATGGCCTGATCCGCTCGCTCGACAACACCGAGGCGATCGCCTCGACCCTGGCCTCGTACGTGCACTTCGAGCGTTCGTATGGCACGCTGAACCAGTACTACCGCGTGATCGACAGCCTCACGCCGGCCGACCTGCAGGCCGCCGCGCGCAAATACCTGGTCGACGACAGCATGGTCGTCACCACCCTGTCGCACGCCGCGCTGCCGAAGGGAATCGAAGAGTTGCCGAAGCTGGCCTCGTTCGCCCCGCAGGCGGGCGATGCCAAATTCGACGTGCTGGTGCAGAAGTCGACGTTGCCGCAGATTCGCTTCAAGCTGCTGTTCCCGGCTGGCTCCGCCCACGATCCGAAGAGCAAGGAAGGCCTGGCCGCCCTGACGGCAGCCATGGTGGCCTCGAGCGGCTCGCGCGAGCGCAAGATCGACGAGGTGACCAAGGCACTGTTCCCGATGGCCGGCAGCTTCACCGAGCAGACCGACAAGGAGATGACGACCTTCACCGGCACGATCCACAAGGATAACTGGGACCAATTCCTCGGCATTGCCATGCCGCTGTTGAATGATCCAGGCTTCCGCGAGGAAGACTTCCGCCGCCTGAAGGACGCCCAGCGTAACGCCCTGGTGCTGGACCTGAAGGACAATAACGAAGAGGAGTTCGGCAAGGAAAGGCTACAGGCTCGCGTGTTCGCCGGCACCGGCTACGGTCATCCGGTGCTGGGCACCGTCGCCGGCATCGACGCCATCACGCTGGACGACGTGAAGGCCTTCTACGCCCAGGCTTATACCCGCGGCGCGGTGAAGGTCGGCATCTCGGGCGACGTGACGGACGCAATGACGGCGTCGCTCAAGGCCCAGCTGGCGCGCCTGCCGCAAGGCGCCGGCCTGCCGGCGACGAACGTGCCGAAGGGCCGCATGCCGAACGGCCTGGAAGTCGAAATCGTCGAAAAGAACACCCGCGCCACCGCGATCTCGTTCGGCCTGCCGCTTGAGGTCACGCGCAAGCATCCGGATTTTGCTGCCCTGTGGCTGGCCAAGACCTGGCTCGGCGAGCACCGTTCCTCGAGCGCCCACCTGTACCAGCGCATCCGCGAAGAGCGCGGCATGAACTATGGCGACTATGCCTATATCGAAGCCTTCCCGCGCGGGATGTTCCAGTTCTTCCCGAACCCGAACCTGGGTCGCAAGGCGCAGCTGTTCGAAGTGTGGATCCGTCCGGTGGCGCCGCAGAACGGCCACTTCGCGCTGCGCGTGGCGCTGCACGAACTGGGCAAGATGGTCGATGGCGGCATTAGCCAGGCTGATTTCGAGACCACCCGCGACTACCTGCTCAAGAACGTGTTCGTGATGACCGCGACCCAGGACCAGCAACTGGGCTATGCGCTCGATTCGCAGTGGTATGGCACGCCGGAGTTCACGACCATGATGCGTGACGCGCTGTCGAAGCTGACTGCCGCCGACGTCAATGCGGCGATCAGGAAGCACCTGTCGGCGAAAAACCTGTCGGTGGTGATCATCACCAAGGATGCTGCCGGTTTGAAGGAGGCGCTGGTGAGCGACGCCTTCTCGCCGATCAAGTATGACGCCAATAAGCCGCAAAGCCTGCTGGACGAGGACAAGCAGATCGGTTCGATGAAGTTGAATATCAAGCCGGAGGCGGTGACGATCACGCCGGCGGCCGAGGTGTTCGCGCGATAA
- a CDS encoding glycosyltransferase: MPTLIVFCHLRWDFVFQRPQHLMTRLAEHYDILFVEEPMHTEGEARLEKTEVAPNITVCRPHTPIQQFGFHDDQLPTLQALLADVVPQDAAPIVWFYTPMALPLLQVFKPLKVIYDCMDELAMFKNAPKQLLQRESALLNIADVVFTGGPSLYQSKRDRHANAHCFSSSVDAKHFRQAQERAISHPDQAHIPHPRLGFYGVIDERFDVDLVSSMADAHPEWQIVLVGPVVKIDPATLPKQPNVHYMGQRTYDQLPQFLAGWDVCLLPFAMNDSTKFISPTKVLEYMAAELPCVSTPITDVKVPYGDIVEIAESHQDFIAACERQLALDADERQGQARRMREIVAGTSWDLTASRMHDLIGSAVPGNKVERFFAAGQEAAHVQAETLPVAQVG; encoded by the coding sequence ATGCCGACCCTGATCGTGTTTTGCCACCTCCGCTGGGACTTCGTGTTCCAGCGCCCCCAGCACCTGATGACCCGCCTGGCCGAACACTACGACATCCTCTTCGTGGAAGAACCGATGCATACCGAGGGCGAGGCACGTCTGGAAAAAACCGAAGTCGCCCCGAACATCACCGTCTGCCGCCCGCATACGCCGATCCAGCAGTTCGGTTTCCATGACGACCAGTTGCCGACCCTGCAAGCGCTGCTGGCCGACGTGGTGCCGCAGGACGCGGCGCCGATCGTCTGGTTCTACACCCCGATGGCGCTGCCGCTGCTGCAGGTGTTCAAGCCATTGAAGGTGATCTACGACTGCATGGACGAACTGGCCATGTTCAAGAATGCGCCGAAGCAGCTGCTGCAACGCGAAAGCGCACTGCTGAACATCGCCGACGTCGTCTTCACCGGCGGCCCGAGCCTGTACCAGTCCAAGCGCGACCGCCACGCCAACGCCCACTGCTTCTCCAGCAGCGTCGACGCCAAACACTTCCGCCAGGCCCAGGAGCGCGCGATCTCGCACCCGGACCAGGCCCACATCCCGCATCCGCGCCTGGGCTTCTACGGCGTGATCGACGAGCGTTTCGACGTCGACCTGGTCTCCAGCATGGCCGACGCCCATCCCGAATGGCAGATCGTGCTGGTCGGCCCGGTGGTCAAGATCGACCCGGCGACCCTGCCCAAGCAGCCGAACGTCCACTACATGGGCCAGCGCACCTACGACCAGCTGCCGCAGTTCCTGGCCGGCTGGGACGTCTGCCTGCTGCCGTTCGCGATGAACGACTCGACCAAGTTCATCAGCCCGACCAAGGTGCTCGAATACATGGCCGCCGAGCTGCCTTGCGTGTCGACGCCGATCACCGACGTCAAGGTGCCGTATGGCGACATCGTCGAAATCGCCGAGTCGCACCAGGACTTCATCGCCGCCTGCGAGCGCCAGCTGGCGCTGGACGCCGACGAACGCCAGGGCCAGGCGCGCCGCATGCGCGAAATCGTGGCCGGCACCTCGTGGGACCTGACCGCCAGCCGCATGCATGACCTGATCGGCAGCGCGGTGCCGGGCAACAAGGTCGAGCGCTTCTTTGCCGCCGGCCAGGAAGCCGCCCACGTGCAGGCCGAAACGCTGCCGGTAGCGCAGGTCGGATAA
- a CDS encoding general stress protein — MQHTLVAVFDNRTDAQNAMNELLSSGFTRTDVRLSNADPTGQTDSITGRSDIDTARSADGDTGITASIKNFFSDLFGSDNAEHVSRYEGAVTRGHHVLTLVAESLPEVERAADIVERYGPTDIDENATGTPDVAMGGMSAGAMRMGSQAGMQQSSSMSAQSGSLGNAQAASTPKLDNPGDRELFQQRSVNQDRPVGGTYQESLGNSGLTATGGTSLQSSTLRDDPIQNSPLEGSQQGGLSAGSAQLDNDGIVKQGATPSAPGARPLAGSSLGAAAAGSSIQGSALEGSVRSDSLQRDTQVGGSLSGSGSLSGSSSLDKQRSGMRIFSRERQDASPMATGLGASSSLYDDDDSYYRNHFNTTYGATGATYDDYQPAYSYGSEAARSGRYTNRAWDDIETDLHSDWDSRYATSGEPSTWEKVKAAVRHGWERMTRDDDDDMYRSHYDSTYASSGDRYEDLKPAYSYGSEMRRSDLYRNQPWDDVEGSLRTGWDNRIDGTRDFSTTGSDTSEPSTWDRVKNAVRHGWDRMTDDNDDDIYYRNHWNSTYGAAGGAYDEYRPAYTYGSEMARNDQYRGRSWDAVETDLRSDWDTRYPAKDGGPSTWDKMKAAVRRGWDRMTDDDDDVYYRNHWNSVYGAGGGAYDEYRPAYSYGSEMALNDQYRGRSWNDVEGDLRSDWDTRYPGEQSTWEKMKSAVRHGWDRMMR; from the coding sequence ATGCAACATACCCTTGTCGCGGTGTTCGATAACCGCACCGATGCGCAGAACGCCATGAATGAACTGCTGTCGTCGGGCTTCACCCGCACCGACGTCCGCCTGTCCAACGCCGATCCGACCGGCCAGACCGACAGCATCACCGGCCGCTCCGACATCGATACCGCGCGCAGCGCCGACGGCGATACCGGCATCACCGCCAGCATCAAGAACTTCTTCAGCGACCTGTTCGGTTCCGATAACGCGGAACACGTGAGCCGCTACGAAGGCGCCGTCACCCGCGGCCACCACGTGCTGACCCTGGTCGCCGAATCGCTGCCGGAAGTCGAGCGCGCCGCCGACATCGTCGAGCGCTACGGCCCGACCGATATTGACGAGAACGCTACCGGCACGCCGGACGTCGCCATGGGCGGCATGAGCGCCGGCGCCATGCGCATGGGCAGCCAGGCCGGCATGCAGCAATCGTCCTCGATGTCGGCCCAATCCGGCTCGCTCGGCAATGCCCAGGCGGCGTCGACGCCAAAGCTCGACAATCCGGGCGATCGCGAGCTGTTCCAGCAACGCTCGGTCAACCAGGACCGTCCCGTGGGCGGCACCTACCAGGAATCGCTGGGCAATAGCGGCCTGACCGCGACTGGCGGCACCTCGCTGCAGAGCTCGACCCTGCGCGACGACCCGATCCAGAATTCGCCGCTCGAAGGCAGCCAGCAGGGCGGCCTGTCGGCCGGCAGCGCGCAGCTGGACAACGACGGCATCGTCAAACAGGGCGCGACCCCGTCGGCGCCCGGCGCCCGCCCGCTGGCCGGTAGCTCGCTCGGCGCCGCCGCGGCCGGCTCGTCGATCCAGGGTTCGGCCCTGGAAGGCTCGGTGCGCAGCGATTCGCTGCAGCGCGATACGCAGGTCGGCGGTTCGCTCTCGGGCAGCGGTTCGCTGTCCGGCAGCTCCAGCCTGGACAAGCAGCGCAGCGGCATGCGCATCTTCTCGCGCGAGCGCCAGGACGCGTCGCCGATGGCCACCGGTCTCGGCGCCTCCAGCAGCCTCTACGACGATGACGACAGCTATTACCGCAACCACTTCAATACGACCTATGGCGCGACCGGCGCTACCTACGACGACTACCAGCCGGCCTACAGCTACGGCAGCGAAGCCGCGCGCAGCGGCCGCTACACCAACCGCGCCTGGGACGATATCGAAACCGACTTGCACAGCGACTGGGACAGCCGCTATGCCACCAGCGGCGAACCGTCGACCTGGGAAAAAGTGAAGGCCGCCGTGCGTCACGGCTGGGAACGCATGACCCGCGACGATGACGACGACATGTACCGCAGCCACTACGACAGCACCTACGCGTCCAGCGGCGATCGCTACGAAGACCTGAAGCCGGCCTATTCCTACGGCAGCGAGATGCGTCGCAGCGACCTGTATCGTAACCAGCCTTGGGACGATGTCGAGGGCTCCCTGCGCACCGGCTGGGACAACCGCATCGACGGCACCCGCGACTTCAGCACCACCGGCAGCGACACCAGCGAGCCGTCGACCTGGGACCGCGTCAAGAACGCCGTGCGTCATGGCTGGGACCGCATGACCGACGACAACGACGACGATATCTACTACCGCAACCACTGGAACTCGACCTATGGCGCGGCCGGCGGCGCGTACGACGAATACCGTCCTGCCTATACCTACGGTTCGGAAATGGCGCGCAACGACCAGTACCGCGGCCGCAGCTGGGATGCGGTCGAGACCGACCTGCGCAGCGACTGGGATACGCGCTATCCGGCCAAGGATGGCGGTCCGTCGACCTGGGACAAGATGAAGGCGGCGGTGCGCCGCGGCTGGGATCGCATGACGGACGACGATGACGACGTCTATTACCGCAACCACTGGAATTCGGTGTATGGCGCGGGTGGCGGGGCGTATGACGAATACCGTCCGGCGTACAGCTATGGGTCGGAGATGGCGCTCAACGACCAATACCGCGGGCGTTCGTGGAATGACGTCGAGGGCGACCTGCGTAGCGATTGGGATACCCGGTATCCGGGTGAGCAGTCGACGTGGGAAAAGATGAAATCGGCCGTGCGTCACGGCTGGGATCGGATGATGCGTTGA
- a CDS encoding DUF5985 family protein: MGEVIYTLCMLTSLTCAVLLFASYRRTRHRLLFWSGACFTGMTVNNLLLLLDKVVFPTQVDLLPWRLASALLACLLLLYGLIHEKE; encoded by the coding sequence ATGGGCGAAGTGATCTATACCCTCTGCATGCTGACCTCGCTGACCTGCGCCGTCCTGCTGTTCGCCAGCTACCGGCGCACCCGCCACCGGCTCCTGTTCTGGAGTGGCGCCTGTTTCACGGGCATGACCGTGAACAATCTCTTGCTGCTGCTGGACAAGGTGGTGTTTCCGACCCAGGTCGACCTGCTGCCCTGGCGGCTCGCGAGCGCGCTGCTCGCCTGCCTGCTCCTGCTGTATGGCCTGATCCACGAGAAGGAGTGA
- a CDS encoding DUF5985 family protein has protein sequence MNHLLAGAIAMASLTIALFFVRFWRASGDRFFLYFALSFAIEGLHRVYAALRDGGGEDSPLHYLIRLLAYGLILWAILEKNLPRKKPDA, from the coding sequence ATGAACCATCTGCTCGCCGGCGCGATCGCCATGGCCTCCCTGACCATCGCCCTGTTCTTCGTGCGCTTCTGGCGCGCCAGCGGCGACCGCTTTTTCTTGTACTTTGCGCTGTCGTTCGCGATCGAAGGGTTGCACCGCGTGTATGCGGCGCTGCGCGACGGCGGCGGCGAGGATTCGCCGCTGCATTACCTGATCAGGCTGCTGGCCTATGGGCTGATCTTGTGGGCGATACTGGAAAAGAACCTGCCGCGTAAGAAGCCGGACGCATGA